One Streptosporangium becharense genomic window, GACGCGGCGGCCAGGCTCCGGGTGCTGCTGTCGGCCTGGTGGCGGATGGAACGCTCGTCGCTGCGCAGGATCGGCGGCAGGTACGGCACGGTGCTGGGCGACGACCCGGCCGGCGCCGAGGTCGCCCGTGTCAGGCGGGCGGTGCTCGGCGTGCTGGCCCGGCTGCCCGCGAGCACGGCGTGCACCGACCTGGCCGGCCTGGTCGCGTCCGCGCACTGGCACTCCCCGCTGCTCGACCGGCCGCTCCTGGACGAGTGTGCCCCCGCGGTGCTGGAGGAGGCCCGGATGCTCGGGCTGGTCGCGCTCGACACGATCACCGACCTCGGTCGCGCTCTGGCCGCGCTGGACGCCCACGCCGGCCACGAGGCGGACGACGCCGCACCGGCGGTGGAGAACGACCCGGCCCTGGTGGAGTGTTCGGCCAGGGCACTGGCCAGCGTGCGGCGGAGCGCGCTGTTCGGCGCCGACCTCACCGCCGTGGTGACCGGGCCGCCCGCCGGGGAGCTGGCCGAACTGCTCGACCGGGCCGCCGACCGCGAGTCGCGCGGCACGGCCTCGGTGTGGCGGTTCACCCCGGCCAGCGTGCGCCGGGCGATGGACTCCGGCTACACCGCCGAGGGCCTGCTGGCCGACCTGTCCGCGGTGGGCTCGGTGCCGCAGCCCCTCGAATATCTGGTGCGCGACGTGGCCAGGCGGCACGGCGAGGTCACCGTGACCTCGGTCGCCTGCATCGTGCAGGCCTCCGACCCCGCGCTGCTGGCCGAGATCGCCGGACACCGGCGGCTGGACGGGCTGGGGCTGCGCCTGCTCGCCCCGACCGTGCTGGTCGGCGCGCTGCCCGCCGACAAGACCCTGGCCGCGCTGAGGGCGAACGGCTACGTCCCCGTCCTCGTGGAGGACACCGGGGAGGTCACCGTCCGCCGGGCCCGGATCGAGGAGCCGCGGCACGGGCGGCTGATCCTGCTGCCCGGGGGCCGGGTGGCCGAGCTGGAGCAGCAGGCGCATCCTCCGGCGGAGCCGCCGCCCGACCCTCGGGAACACGCCCGGCGGCTGCTCACCGCCGACGGCGAGGCGGTCCGGCCGGCCGGAAGGACCTGGGCGGTCATCGGCCGCATGGCCTCCCGCCTGCCGACCGCCCAGCAGTCGCTGCTCGGTTTCGTCGTCGATCGCGGCGTGCGGGCGGCGATCACCCTGGCCGACGGCCTCACCGCCACCGTCAGCCACGGCGAGCTGCGGGGCGGCGTGCTCGACGCGTGGTGCGAGGAGGCCGGCGACTACCTGGAGTTCCCGCTGGCCGACATCGTCGAGGTCCGCGGCACCTTCCTCTGACCCCCGGCCGCCCACCACGCGGGGTCAGGCGCCCGCAGGAGTACCGCCGCGCGTTCGGGGAGCGCGGGGTCAGACCTTTTTGGACGCGGCGAGGGCGGCGTGGAGCCGCTCCAGCACGTCGGCGTAGCCCTGGTAGCTGTAACGCTGTTCGGCGAGCCAGGGGTAGACCTGCCCTGCCTTGACCGCGGGCAGGTCGGCGAAGGTCGGCTTCTTCTTCATCTCCTCGGCCTGCATCGACTGGGCACGCGCGTCGGTCAGGATCACGTCGGCCGGGTAGGTGTCGGCGTTCTCCCAGCTCAGCGTCTGCCAGAACCCGCCCTGATCGACCTTCTCCGGCACCACGACGTCCAGCCCCAGTTCCTTGAAGTAGCGCACGTCGGGATGGTCGGCGGGACTGGCCACCCACAGGGACTCCGGGCCGCCCGCCATGATCATGACCTTCAGCTTCGCGATCTCGGGGGTGACGAGCGCCTTGGAGGCCGTCTCGAACCGGGTCTTGGCGGCGGCCACCCCGGGGGCGTTGGCATCGGCGCCGAGGGCGGCGGCGACCTCGGCGTACTTCCCGATGATCTCGGGCAGCGACCGGCCGGTCTGGCGGACGCCGAGGGTGGGGGCGACCTGCTCGATGGTGGCGCTGGACTTCTCCGGCACGTACCAGAGGGCCTTGTCGTCGTACATGCCGCTGATCAGCAGCTCGGGCTGGAGGGAGATGTACTTCTCGACGTTGAACTCGTCCCAGACGTTGCCGAGGGACTCGACCTTGGTGATATCGACCTCGCCGACCTGCGGGTCCTTGCCGCCGTCCTTGAGCTTGTGCGGTCCGAAGACGCCGATCGGGCGGATGCCGAAGTCCCACAGCGCCGCGGCGGCGCCGACCTGGGCGACGATACGGCTGGGACGGGCGGGGAGGTCGATCTTCTTCCCCCGGTCGTCGGTGAAGGTCCACGGGCCCGCCCCCGGGGAGGCCGCCGAGGCGCCCGGAGCCGCGGGGGTGGTGCCGGAACCGCCCCCGCACGCGGTGAGGCCGAACATGAGGCCGAGACCGGCTGCCAGGAAGTCTCGCCGCGGCAGAGCAGATAGCGACATTTCCCCCTCCAAAGGATAGGCTTACCTAAATGGGTATTGCATTAGATTAGCCTTACCTAATCACAACAGGGAGAGGGGACCGGGTGAGCACGGCCGGTGTGACGACGGCCGCGTCCGAGGAGACCGGGGAGCCGGACGGGACGCGACCACGGCGGACGGGGCGCCCCGCGGTGCTGGCCGCCGGACTGGTGGCCGGCGTGGCACTGCTGGTGCTGCTGGCGCTGGTCAGCATCGCGGTGGGGTCACGCTCGGTGCCGCTGTCCACGGTGCTGGACGCCCTGCTCGCACCCGACGGATCGAGCGACCACACGGTCGTCCGCGACCTGCGCGTACCGCGGACACTGATCGGCATCGGCGTGGGCGCCGCGCTCGGCCTGGCCGGCGCGCTGATGCAGAGCCTGACCCGCAACCCGCTCGCCGACCCGGGACTGCTCGGCGTCAACCACGGCGCGGCGTTCGGCGTGACCCTCGCCCTCGGGCTGTTCGGGCTGAGCGACCCCTCGGTGTACGTCTGGTTCGCCTTCGCCGGGGCGGCCGTCACGGCCGCGCTGGCCTACGCGCTCGGATCGGCCGGACGCTCCGGGGCGAGCCCGGTCCGGCTCACGCTCGCCGGGGTCGCGCTGGGCATGGTGTTCCAGGCGGCCTCCTCGGCGATCCTGCGGATCGACAGCGCCACCTTCGACCGGATGCGGTTCTGGCTCACCGGCTCGCTCGCCGGGGTCACCCCCGACGTCGCGCTGCGGCTCGCCCCGTTCCTGGCGGTGGGGCTGGTCCTCGGGCTGCTGCTGGCCAGGCCGCTCAACACCCTCGCCCTCGGCGACGAGGCCGGCCGCGCGCTCGGCGTCGGCGTGGCCCGCACGCGCGGACTGACCGCGGTCGCCGTCACCCTGCTGTGCGGGGCCGCCACCGCCGCGGCGGGGCCGCTGTGGTTCGTGGGCCTGGCCGTGCCGCACGCGGTACGCGCCTTCACCGGCCCCGACCAGCGCTGGATGCTGCCCTACACCGTCGTGCTCGCTCCCGCGGTGCTGCTCGCCTCGGACGTCGCCGGCCGGGTGATCGCCGCCCCCGGCGAGGTGCAGGTCGGCATCATGTGCGCCGTGCTCGGTGCCCCGGTCTTCATCCTGCTCGCCCGCCGCCGGAGGCTCGCCGCCCTATGACCGACCAGCCCCCGCCGGGAGACATCCCCCGGCCCGGCTCCGTGCCGCCCCCCGCACCACCGGCCGCCCAGCCCCCGTCCGTACCTCCGCGGAGGCCCACCGCACCATGACCGTTCTCCGCCTGCGCGCCTGGTCGCTGCGGCTCTCCCCGCGCGGCCTCGCCGTCGGGGCCACCCTCGCCGTCCTGGGTGTCGCCGTCAGTCTCCTCGCGCTCTCGACCGGTGAGTTCACCGTCCCCGTCCCCGACATCGTGGCCGCGCTGCTCGGCGACGGGCCACCGGCCGCCGAACTGATCGTCGGCCGGCTGCGGGCGCCCCGGGTGGTGACCGGCCTGCTGGTCGGCGCCGCGTTCGGACTGAGCGGGGCGATCTTCCAGAGCCTGACCCGCAACCCGCTCGGCAGCCCCGACTTCATCGGTTTCACCTCCGGCGCCTCCGCCGGCGGCGTCGCCGCGGTGATCCTGGGCGGCTCCGCCTGGCAGATCGCCGGGTCGTCGCTGGCCGGGTGCGTCGCCTGCGCGCTGCTGGTCTACGCGCTGGCCTTCCGGAACGGGGTGCAGAGCTACCGGCTGATCCTCGTCGGCATCGGCGTCAACGCGCTGCTGGTCTCCGCCTCCTGGTACATGCTCACCCGCGCCAACATCAACGACGCCGCGACCGCCGGATCGTGGATCACCGGCAGCCTCGGCGGACGCGGCTGGGACCACGCGCTCCCGGTGGCCGCCGCGCTGGTCGTGCTGCTGCCCGTGTGCGCGTGGCTCTCGCGTCCGCTGCGGATGCTGGAGATGGGGGACGACGCGGCCAAGGCCATGGGCGTCCGGGTCGAGCCGATCCGGGCGGTCGCCATCGCGGCCGGCGTCCTGCTGTGCGGCGTCGCCACCGCCGCAGCCGGCCCGGTGATCTTCGTGGCGATGGCCGCGCCGCAGCTCGCGCGCAGGCTGACCCGCTCCGCCGGGATCACGCTGACCGCGTCCGCGCTGACCGGCGCGGTGCTCCTGGTCGGCGCGGACCTGGCCGCTCAGCGCCTCTTCGCGCCCGTCCAGCTCCCGGTCGGGATCATGACCGCCGCGATCGGCGGCACGTACCTGGTGTTTCTGCTCCGGAGGGAACGACGTTGAGACTGTACGGAAGCGGCCTGACGCTCTCCTACGACAAGCGCGTGGTGGCCACCGACCTGGACGTCACCATCCCCGACGGGTCGTTCACCGTGATCATCGGGCCCAACGCGTGCGGCAAGTCCACCACGCTGCGTGCC contains:
- a CDS encoding helicase-associated domain-containing protein, with amino-acid sequence MDDHLLGWLKTLDEERLARVLANRLDAIAPPWPRRLDTLAQRLGGGPTTIEVIRGLPLPSLQVAQVALALGEEATPGAVARFLGVPEAEVTPWLGLLHDHALAWPDAEGRVHVAAGLARRWDTPCGPGEPPARHPAFRTADADAPRGPGHRPPFTPVPPDLATVPVDPEAVDHLMTLAAPHVVERCAAMLENTAKVPLPLLRAGGVGVREVRRVARDTGCDEDETRLLLEICAVARLLAWDESAGGLVPTEKFDRWRLDDAAARLRVLLSAWWRMERSSLRRIGGRYGTVLGDDPAGAEVARVRRAVLGVLARLPASTACTDLAGLVASAHWHSPLLDRPLLDECAPAVLEEARMLGLVALDTITDLGRALAALDAHAGHEADDAAPAVENDPALVECSARALASVRRSALFGADLTAVVTGPPAGELAELLDRAADRESRGTASVWRFTPASVRRAMDSGYTAEGLLADLSAVGSVPQPLEYLVRDVARRHGEVTVTSVACIVQASDPALLAEIAGHRRLDGLGLRLLAPTVLVGALPADKTLAALRANGYVPVLVEDTGEVTVRRARIEEPRHGRLILLPGGRVAELEQQAHPPAEPPPDPREHARRLLTADGEAVRPAGRTWAVIGRMASRLPTAQQSLLGFVVDRGVRAAITLADGLTATVSHGELRGGVLDAWCEEAGDYLEFPLADIVEVRGTFL
- a CDS encoding ABC transporter substrate-binding protein, with product MSLSALPRRDFLAAGLGLMFGLTACGGGSGTTPAAPGASAASPGAGPWTFTDDRGKKIDLPARPSRIVAQVGAAAALWDFGIRPIGVFGPHKLKDGGKDPQVGEVDITKVESLGNVWDEFNVEKYISLQPELLISGMYDDKALWYVPEKSSATIEQVAPTLGVRQTGRSLPEIIGKYAEVAAALGADANAPGVAAAKTRFETASKALVTPEIAKLKVMIMAGGPESLWVASPADHPDVRYFKELGLDVVVPEKVDQGGFWQTLSWENADTYPADVILTDARAQSMQAEEMKKKPTFADLPAVKAGQVYPWLAEQRYSYQGYADVLERLHAALAASKKV
- a CDS encoding FecCD family ABC transporter permease; this encodes MSTAGVTTAASEETGEPDGTRPRRTGRPAVLAAGLVAGVALLVLLALVSIAVGSRSVPLSTVLDALLAPDGSSDHTVVRDLRVPRTLIGIGVGAALGLAGALMQSLTRNPLADPGLLGVNHGAAFGVTLALGLFGLSDPSVYVWFAFAGAAVTAALAYALGSAGRSGASPVRLTLAGVALGMVFQAASSAILRIDSATFDRMRFWLTGSLAGVTPDVALRLAPFLAVGLVLGLLLARPLNTLALGDEAGRALGVGVARTRGLTAVAVTLLCGAATAAAGPLWFVGLAVPHAVRAFTGPDQRWMLPYTVVLAPAVLLASDVAGRVIAAPGEVQVGIMCAVLGAPVFILLARRRRLAAL
- a CDS encoding FecCD family ABC transporter permease, whose amino-acid sequence is MTVLRLRAWSLRLSPRGLAVGATLAVLGVAVSLLALSTGEFTVPVPDIVAALLGDGPPAAELIVGRLRAPRVVTGLLVGAAFGLSGAIFQSLTRNPLGSPDFIGFTSGASAGGVAAVILGGSAWQIAGSSLAGCVACALLVYALAFRNGVQSYRLILVGIGVNALLVSASWYMLTRANINDAATAGSWITGSLGGRGWDHALPVAAALVVLLPVCAWLSRPLRMLEMGDDAAKAMGVRVEPIRAVAIAAGVLLCGVATAAAGPVIFVAMAAPQLARRLTRSAGITLTASALTGAVLLVGADLAAQRLFAPVQLPVGIMTAAIGGTYLVFLLRRERR